In the genome of Perca fluviatilis chromosome 4, GENO_Pfluv_1.0, whole genome shotgun sequence, one region contains:
- the zgc:172271 gene encoding saxiphilin isoform X1, with translation MRGIYAVLLFFIFVCCIRAKKMRWCTVSDPEQRKCAELAKALVAVLPPVAVADFARLSCIRASSTTDCIDRIRANRADIVTLDAGEVYSAVKQFGLVAIAKEIYSDGGCILSVAVVRNISLDIRSLRGQRSCHSGVRWTAGWSLPLGFLLSRNYLSWSKEQPLSQDVSTFFSASCVPGAAAMASPLCALCQGQKSYIRQKNYHCETSHSEPFYNSQGALRCLRSGTGDVAFVDHLALESIEDSDRDEFRLLCTDGTQAPLSHYRNCNLGRGPGGGMVTRFNFRKVAHKFITVVQMLFGQRGRERQRFQLFNSSSFGENDLLFKDVTDKLAVLPDDMDVSQVLGLDYVALLKGLGHEGSSLEDSVVRWCCISQAEQKKCEQWALSIKSDPLVCVRAVSLRDCIEKIKRDELDAVSLDATHSFIAGKCGLVPVVTEYYGGECVPAEVSTHLETDVLPSVVGVAVAKRSNKNIFIGNLGGRRSCHGHMYSPAGWLLPYRHTLSLEHNSSSPCDPNQVYNDVFWKGCLPGSQGNLCKVCLGGTGEAATKRCADNHNERYYGNMGALRCLVGDPSGKSYGDVAFLEQHNLLANILSLSSTGWAEGWTSSDYELLCGDGRRAPLSEWESCNLGVIPPNIIMTRPVLTARVYDFLMKSQETLAANPNAEFKLFESQQYGESDLLFKDATQCFVHTSHMDYRSILGEEFYSRAETAFNCTRSDILEFCNQDVCSIF, from the exons ATGCGAGGAATTTATGCCGTTTTACTCTTTTTCATCTTTGTCTGCTGCATCAGGG CTAAGAAGATGCGGTGGTGCACAGTGTCAGATCCTGAACAGAGGAAGTGTGCAGAACTAGCTAAAGCTCTGGTGGCAGTGCTGCCGCCAGTTGCTGTGGCTGATTTTGCCAGACTCTCGTGCATACGAGCGTCTAGCACCACTGACTGCATCGATAGAATCAGG GCAAACCGTGCTGATATAGTAACATTAGATGCAGGAGAAGTTTATTCTGCTGTGAAGCAGTTTGGCCTTGTTGCCATCGCCAAGGAGATATACAGTGACG GAGGCTGTATTCTGTCTGTGGCTGTGGTGAGAAACATCAGTTTGGATATAAGATCCCTGCGGGGCCAAAGAAGCTGTCACAGTGGGGTCCGATGGACGGCTGGATGGAGTCTTCCACTCGGCTTCTTATTGTCCCGCAACTACCTGAGCTGGTCAAAGGAGCAGCCACTCAGTCAGG ACGTCAGTACCTTTTTCAGCGCCAGCTGTGTTCCCGGGGCTGCTGCCATGGCATCCCCTCTGTGCGCTTTGTGCCAAGGCCAGAAGTCCTACATTCGCCAGAAGAATTACCACTGCGAAACGTCCCACAGTGAGCCCTTCTACAACAGCCAAGGGGCCCTCAG ATGTCTCAGGAGTGGGACAGGAGATGTTGCATTTGTGGACCATTTAGCTCTTGAAAGTATTGAAG ATAGCGATAGAGATGAGTTCAGGTTACTGTGCACAGATGGCACACAAGCTCCTCTCAGCCACTACAGAAACTGTAATCTGGGACGTGGTCCAGGAGGCGGCATGGTCACCAGATTTAACTTTCGCAAAGTTGCTCACAAATTTATCACGGTGGTGCAg ATGCTGTTTGGCCAACGAGGAAGAGAGAGGCAGCGCTTCCAGCTCTTCAACTCATCTTCTTTTGGAGAAAATGACCTTCTCTTCAAAGATGTGACAGATAAACTAGCTGTTCTGCCAGATGATATGGATGTCAGTCAGGTGCTGGGGCTAGATTACGTGGCGCTCCTCAAAGGTCTCGGACATGAAG GAAGTTCACTGGAGGACAGTGTTGTGCGATGGTGCTGTATTAGCCAGGCAGAGCAGAAGAAATGTGAGCAGTGGGCTCTCAGTATAAAGTCAGACCCGCTGGTGTGTGTCAGAGCGGTCTCATTGCGCGACTGTATCGAGAAAATTAAG AGGGACGAGTTGGACGCCGTCTCGCTGGATGCAACTCACTCTTTCATCGCAGGAAAATGTGGCCTTGTCCCCGTGGTTACAGAATATTATG GAGGAGAATGTGTTCCTGCTGAGGTATCAACCCACTTAGAGACAGACG TGTTGCCCTCGGTGGTGGGTGTGGCTGTGGCAAAGCGCTCCAACAAAAACATATTCATCGGGAACCTCGGAGGCCGGCGCTCCTGTCATGGCCACATGTACAGTCCGGCAGGCTGGCTGCTGCCATACAGACACACGTTAAGCCTGGAGCATAACAGCAGCTCCCCCTGTGATCCAAACCAAG TGTACAACGATGTGTTTTGGAAAGGCTGCCTCCCTGGCTCTCAGGGGAAtctgtgtaaagtgtgtctgggAGGCACAGGGGAGGCTGCCACCAAACGCTGCGCTGACAACCACAACGAACGTTACTATGGCAACATGGGCGCGTTAAG GTGTCTGGTTGGAGATCCCAGTGGTAAAAGCTATGGTGATGTGGCCTTCCTCGAGCAACACAACCTTCTTGCCAACATCCTCA GTTTGAGTTCCACCGGTTGGGCAGAGGGGTGGACGTCATCCGACTATGAGCTGCTGTGCGGTGATGGTCGTCGGGCCCCGTTGTCAGAGTGGGAGAGCTGTAACCTCGGCGTCATCCCACCGAACATCATCATGACACGGCCGGTGCTCACGGCACGAGTGTACGACTTCCTCATGAAGTCACAG GAAACTTTGGCAGCCAACCCAAATGCAGAGTTCAAGCTCTTTGAGTCTCAGCAATATGGAGAAAGTGATCTGCTGTTCAAAGACGCAACTCAGTGTTTTGTCCACACAAGCCACATGGACTACCGCTCCATCCTTGGAGAGGAATTTTATAGTCGCGCAGAAACTGCCTTCAACTGCACACGCTCTG ATATCTTGGAGTTTTGTAATCAGGACGTGTGCAGCATATTCTAA
- the zgc:172271 gene encoding saxiphilin isoform X2, with amino-acid sequence MRGIYAVLLFFIFVCCIRAKKMRWCTVSDPEQRKCAELAKALVAVLPPVAVADFARLSCIRASSTTDCIDRIRANRADIVTLDAGEVYSAVKQFGLVAIAKEIYSDGGCILSVAVVRNISLDIRSLRGQRSCHSGVRWTAGWSLPLGFLLSRNYLSWSKEQPLSQDVSTFFSASCVPGAAAMASPLCALCQGQKSYIRQKNYHCETSHSEPFYNSQGALRCLRSGTGDVAFVDHLALESIEDSDRDEFRLLCTDGTQAPLSHYRNCNLGRGPGGGMVTRFNFRKVAHKFITVVQMLFGQRGRERQRFQLFNSSSFGENDLLFKDVTDKLAVLPDDMDVSQVLGLDYVALLKGLGHEGSSLEDSVVRWCCISQAEQKKCEQWALSIKSDPLVCVRAVSLRDCIEKIKRDELDAVSLDATHSFIAGKCGLVPVVTEYYGGECVPAEVSTHLETDVLPSVVGVAVAKRSNKNIFIGNLGGRRSCHGHMYSPAGWLLPYRHTLSLEHNSSSPCDPNQVYNDVFWKGCLPGSQGNLCKVCLGGTGEAATKRCADNHNERYYGNMGALRCLVGDPSGKSYGDVAFLEQHNLLANILSLSSTGWAEGWTSSDYELLCGDGRRAPLSEWESCNLGVIPPNIIMTRPVLTARVYDFLMKSQVSS; translated from the exons ATGCGAGGAATTTATGCCGTTTTACTCTTTTTCATCTTTGTCTGCTGCATCAGGG CTAAGAAGATGCGGTGGTGCACAGTGTCAGATCCTGAACAGAGGAAGTGTGCAGAACTAGCTAAAGCTCTGGTGGCAGTGCTGCCGCCAGTTGCTGTGGCTGATTTTGCCAGACTCTCGTGCATACGAGCGTCTAGCACCACTGACTGCATCGATAGAATCAGG GCAAACCGTGCTGATATAGTAACATTAGATGCAGGAGAAGTTTATTCTGCTGTGAAGCAGTTTGGCCTTGTTGCCATCGCCAAGGAGATATACAGTGACG GAGGCTGTATTCTGTCTGTGGCTGTGGTGAGAAACATCAGTTTGGATATAAGATCCCTGCGGGGCCAAAGAAGCTGTCACAGTGGGGTCCGATGGACGGCTGGATGGAGTCTTCCACTCGGCTTCTTATTGTCCCGCAACTACCTGAGCTGGTCAAAGGAGCAGCCACTCAGTCAGG ACGTCAGTACCTTTTTCAGCGCCAGCTGTGTTCCCGGGGCTGCTGCCATGGCATCCCCTCTGTGCGCTTTGTGCCAAGGCCAGAAGTCCTACATTCGCCAGAAGAATTACCACTGCGAAACGTCCCACAGTGAGCCCTTCTACAACAGCCAAGGGGCCCTCAG ATGTCTCAGGAGTGGGACAGGAGATGTTGCATTTGTGGACCATTTAGCTCTTGAAAGTATTGAAG ATAGCGATAGAGATGAGTTCAGGTTACTGTGCACAGATGGCACACAAGCTCCTCTCAGCCACTACAGAAACTGTAATCTGGGACGTGGTCCAGGAGGCGGCATGGTCACCAGATTTAACTTTCGCAAAGTTGCTCACAAATTTATCACGGTGGTGCAg ATGCTGTTTGGCCAACGAGGAAGAGAGAGGCAGCGCTTCCAGCTCTTCAACTCATCTTCTTTTGGAGAAAATGACCTTCTCTTCAAAGATGTGACAGATAAACTAGCTGTTCTGCCAGATGATATGGATGTCAGTCAGGTGCTGGGGCTAGATTACGTGGCGCTCCTCAAAGGTCTCGGACATGAAG GAAGTTCACTGGAGGACAGTGTTGTGCGATGGTGCTGTATTAGCCAGGCAGAGCAGAAGAAATGTGAGCAGTGGGCTCTCAGTATAAAGTCAGACCCGCTGGTGTGTGTCAGAGCGGTCTCATTGCGCGACTGTATCGAGAAAATTAAG AGGGACGAGTTGGACGCCGTCTCGCTGGATGCAACTCACTCTTTCATCGCAGGAAAATGTGGCCTTGTCCCCGTGGTTACAGAATATTATG GAGGAGAATGTGTTCCTGCTGAGGTATCAACCCACTTAGAGACAGACG TGTTGCCCTCGGTGGTGGGTGTGGCTGTGGCAAAGCGCTCCAACAAAAACATATTCATCGGGAACCTCGGAGGCCGGCGCTCCTGTCATGGCCACATGTACAGTCCGGCAGGCTGGCTGCTGCCATACAGACACACGTTAAGCCTGGAGCATAACAGCAGCTCCCCCTGTGATCCAAACCAAG TGTACAACGATGTGTTTTGGAAAGGCTGCCTCCCTGGCTCTCAGGGGAAtctgtgtaaagtgtgtctgggAGGCACAGGGGAGGCTGCCACCAAACGCTGCGCTGACAACCACAACGAACGTTACTATGGCAACATGGGCGCGTTAAG GTGTCTGGTTGGAGATCCCAGTGGTAAAAGCTATGGTGATGTGGCCTTCCTCGAGCAACACAACCTTCTTGCCAACATCCTCA GTTTGAGTTCCACCGGTTGGGCAGAGGGGTGGACGTCATCCGACTATGAGCTGCTGTGCGGTGATGGTCGTCGGGCCCCGTTGTCAGAGTGGGAGAGCTGTAACCTCGGCGTCATCCCACCGAACATCATCATGACACGGCCGGTGCTCACGGCACGAGTGTACGACTTCCTCATGAAGTCACAGGTCAGCTCAt GA